The Indicator indicator isolate 239-I01 chromosome 32, UM_Iind_1.1, whole genome shotgun sequence genome segment ggaggctgcacctggagccCTGGTGTCAGTTTTGGGGGCCTCagcccaagaaggacattgagggctggagaagggcaacaaagctggagaagggtctggagaagagggctggggaggagcagctgagggagctgggggtgttcaggctggagaagaggaggctgagggagacctcattgctctctacagctccctgagaggaggctggagccaggctggggagaagaggacaagaagagatggcctcaggctgcaccaagggaggttcaggttggatatcaggaaacatttcttcccagcaagggctctcaggcactgtgccaggctgcccagggaggtggtggagtccccatcccaggaggtgtttaagagtTGTGTAGGTGtggagctgagggctgtggtttagtcGAGGCCTTGTCAGTGTCAGGGTAGTGGTTGGGTTCGACCTtaaagaccttgaaggtctttcccagaCTAGgaaattctgtgactctgtgtctctgctgcccaggctctgtTCTGGGTGTCAGACACCTGCCCCtgcccttctcttgccctgcccCTGCTTTGCTGCCCTGATTTTATCTGGGATGCTGTATCTGCAGCTGGGAAATGGCAGGAGCAATGCAGCTGCCTTTGAAGAGAGCTCCGTGctcctgcccaggagggtgTGGGATGCAGCAGCAGACATCTCTGTCCACACTTCTGACAGGGGTGGAGGTCTGGGGACAGGGGCTGGCTGCACCCCCGCGGACAGGGGTTTTGCAAGGGGGAGGACAGAGGTGCTGAGGACAAGCCCTGAGCCAGGACTATAAAAGGCAACACCAACCCCGCCCGGTGCCTCCTGCCGGGGCTGAACCTCACCCCCGACATCGCCGCCCGGTTCTTGCCGGCTTTGTCCTTGCCCTCAGTGGCACAAGGCTGCTCCGGCTGGCAGGAGagagccctgccccagcctccaGTGCCACCTGCCGGCAATGACCCTGGGAAGGAGCCGGAGCGCTACGGCTGGCCGCGCCAGGCACCGTCTGCCCCGGGGCAGGGAGCTCTGTGCCGCCCAGACCTGCGGGCACCGGATGCCCAAGCAGACCCCGAGAGCTCAGTGATGATGCCCAGCTCGTGTCTGCCCCCCCGCCCAAGACCCCTGATCCTCATCCTCTTCATTCAGCCCCTTTTAAATCCTAGACCCCCACCCCTCTACCCCCTCAgtcacccccctcccccccagcaaAGCTCTCCTCTCGTGTGTCCTGAGCACCCCGGGTTACATCCCCGGGGACTTTACATCCTGCAGATGCCATgactgggctgggggctgcaggcagcccacCCAGGTACAGTGCTGGTTGTCACCTCCCCGAGGGACAGGGACATCCTTGGGGTCCTCAgctcttatcatagaatcatagaatagcaggggctgggagggacctccagagatcattgagtccaaccccccccctgccagagcagggtcacccagggcaggtcacacaggaacacatacaggTGGGTCCTGAAAGTCCCAGAGAAGGAGGGAAACCCTAGGCAGGAAGGAAGCTGACATTTAATGTGCAGGACCAACAGCAGTGGCACCGAGCCCGGAGCAGTCATTGCCAGGGGACTGCTCAGCCCCGCGgtagccagccagcagcaggagggctcCAGAGGGACACCTTCAGTGGGCTAAGCATCGGGGAAGATGAGGAAGCCAGAGAAGATGCTGTCAGACCCTTCTATCCCCACCAGGGAGTTCTCCTTGGTGGGCTCCAGCCAGACAGACTCATTCTCTGCCAGCCTGAGCACCACGCCACCTGTCGTCACCTGGTAGCTGCCCTGCACGTAGTCACAGAAGGTCACCACTTTCTCAGCCCTGCCGCCAGCCTGCcccttcttcaggctgaggCAGAGGTTGCCCCTGGAGGTGACGTGGTAGGTGAAGTAGTAGATGCCCGGGAGGCGGCAGGTGAAGCGGCCGGAGAGGCTCTCGTAGTGCTCCTGCTCGTTGGCCAGGACGCGGTTGAAgcgcactgcctgctcctgccgcGGGTAGGAGCTGAGCGACCTGGCAGCGCAGAAGGCAGACTTCACAGTGGCCTTGTAGTCACCGTGGTCCCCTTGAGGGCCAGGGGGTCCCAGGAAACCTGGCAGTCCCCTTCCACCAGGGATGCCCCTGTGTCCGGCCTCCCCGGGGAGCCCTGGCACTCCTGGgtctcccttctcccccctgTCTCCTTCATTCTCCACCTGGCCAGGGTGACctggaaagcaggaggaagagtcCTTGTGGTCAGAGTTGAGCCCCACAGGTCTGTGGAGagggcactgggatggaaaACACCAGTACCTGCACTAGGGGGTAGGTCAGCAGGGACCCCTGCCCACCCTTtgctctcctgcctcctccctccccaggtcCCTTGGGGTTTGTGGTCTGCTCAGTCCCTTCTGTCCCCAAGCATCACCAGTGCCTGGTAAGGCCCCAAAGGGACTGGCAGACCAGGGGTTGCTTTCCCAGGACCATGCCTGGCActgcctttccctgctcctggtgtTCCCAAGACAACCTAGTCCccacctgcagcctgctccttaCCTGGCTCTCCCTTTGGGCCATTCTCCCCATCTCTGCCATTGCTGCCAGGCAGTCCTGGTGCCCCGGGGATGCCTGGGATGGTGCCGTAGGTCTCGCAGAGGTTGGCACTTGcaagctgccctgcagccaggcagagcagcagcacccacagggTCTGCATCTGCTGGAGCATGGAAGGTTGGTGAGGGGCTCGGGCAGTGGGAGGGATGGGAAAGACACTGGAGGCTCTGGAGGGAGATGGTCAGAAGCACATCTGGGTGATGCCCACAGGGAGGGAGCacatcctgctgcagagccaaaGGCACTGTCCTGCTGGCCTCAGAGGGCCCAGCCCCTTGGGCATGGGAGGctgtgtcagtctcttctcactctTAGGTTACCAGTTTGTAAAAGCTCAGAGCTTTAGTCACGTCAGTATCTGGGGTCAGGTTagcctgtcccaggctctgATGTCCAGCCTCACCATGCTCCTGCCAGGGACATGGGCTGCAGGTCCCTACTACTCTGAGTccccccagctgccccagaGAAGTTCTCCATCCCACCTTAGGGCACACCTGCAGGGTAAAGCCCTCCCCCAGGCCAGGGCAGCTTCATCATCTGCAAGGATATAGCTCTTGCTTCCCATCAGCATGCCTGAGGGACAGCTTCAGTCCTTGCAGATGGCAATGACATCCCCAAAGCTGCCTCCTAACCCCTGTGGGTTCCTCTCGTGTCCTGCCACACATCCCAGGAATGTTTCTGGATCTAACCAGACTCACTGGGAGAGTCATCTGAGCTTCCAGTCCCTGGGCTCCCatcttcctcctgccctccctgcaccctccagctcagctccatcccccagctcctggtgcagctgtgggaatttgggggctgcagctggatgtcagaTAACCCCAGCTGCATTCTCTGGCCTCAGGTGGACTGgaatgctgctgtcagcaggatAAGAGATTGGTGAGTtggagccacagcagcttggatGTGGCAGGGACCAGGACCAACCTACAGGGTCCCAGCCCATGCCCAGGCAGATGGC includes the following:
- the C1QB gene encoding complement C1q subcomponent subunit B, which codes for MQTLWVLLLCLAAGQLASANLCETYGTIPGIPGAPGLPGSNGRDGENGPKGEPGHPGQVENEGDRGEKGDPGVPGLPGEAGHRGIPGGRGLPGFLGPPGPQGDHGDYKATVKSAFCAARSLSSYPRQEQAVRFNRVLANEQEHYESLSGRFTCRLPGIYYFTYHVTSRGNLCLSLKKGQAGGRAEKVVTFCDYVQGSYQVTTGGVVLRLAENESVWLEPTKENSLVGIEGSDSIFSGFLIFPDA